A stretch of DNA from Tigriopus californicus strain San Diego chromosome 8, Tcal_SD_v2.1, whole genome shotgun sequence:
GATTAGGGTAAAGGATAATTTATTGACTCGAGTAGCCCTATCGAAAAGAGCTACAACCATGTTAATCCGACACGACAAGTGCAATCAATTAGTCAGGTCCTACCTACTCAGAGGAGTTTCCTTTCCGCATGCTGAGTGCACTTCATGGgcccaaatatttttgaaggacTTGACGAATTGATTCGGACGAGCAACTGTGCAAAACATAACTCATTACGAGTTTACACACATATTAGACAGGACATTTGCCTTGCACAATTTTCGTACATTTCTCGAGTGTAAAGTCGTTCATTTAGACTTCCATGTCTTGAATGCATTCTGTAGGACAAAGCCGCGAAAAGAACGAAGCAGTTCCAGCAATCTCCGCGTGAAAAAAATCGCTTCAATCCTTCTTCTCTTGGCTAATCTGTCGTTACGAAAATCTAATGAAAGGTGTCTGAAGCCAGGAATTTCTTTCGCCCTGAGAGCTAGAATTTGGCCAATCCGAGTAATGAATCAGCAAATCGGCCCACTACAGCACTTAAGTAGTTAATGCCACTGAAAAGTGTGGACCTCAAGTGTTTCTTCACTCGTTTCGACCTTGCGCAACAAAGGCCGTGCGATTGCGGCTAGGCACTCCTACCTATACGCTACATACAGCAGACAGGGACACTGTCTTATAATTTTGTCATAGTGACATCTTGAACAAAGAAATAGGCTCCAGCCTCCGTTTATCATGGCATGTCACTATGTATCTTGAGTATTCGTGAGAATCCATCTCGCCCAGTTATAACTTAAATATGGAAGACAGCAAAAGAGTAGTTCTCTTTGATGTGAGTACAGCAGACAAATTCTTGGAGGAGGACGGATCGTTTAGTTGTCCAAAGTACTACTCTTGTGAAGTTCTTACCAATCCTACTGTTGACAGAAACTCTCCATAGCGAACTGAACATGAAGTCCAAGCCAAGTGAAGTCGAAGGAAGTAAACGACGAGAAAGGGTAAAATGAAGACGAACTAGCTGAAAACAATCGCTGTCGAAGGTCGCTCCTTTAAAGAAGTGAAACCGTCTTGGCCAACAACTGCAATCCTCAAAAGTGTCAAGCATGAATGAAACTGAATCGTTAACCTTGAAGGTTGCTCTAACACGCACGTGCATGGACTACCTAGAATCTAAATCTGCTCCATGAACTCATCACCTAGGCTAGGTTTTCTGCTAAAGCACCACTCTCAATTAGGTGTCAAGTGAAATGACCGTCCCCCTCCAATCAATGCTAAATCCCATGGTTGTCGACCAAGCAGGGGtggattgatttgaccaaaCATTGACCGTTGAAAACGCTTTGCCTATTCATGAATCATTTCTCATCAATGACAACAATGGAGTTCCAATCCCAATCTGGCGACATCGGGTCTGACCACGGGTGAATAAAGGCAAAGATGAATCCCAAACCAGTGCTACATACAGAGAGAGATCAAAGAACTCTGTTCTGTTGAGTGAAGAGCACACAACAAACCCACACCATTGGGCTCAGCTCAGACAGACAGAGGGACGGACCTCACTAAGCTTGCTGGAAAGCCATTGGGATAAACACGACAAAACGTGGATCATTTTCGCAGCAGGGACACTCACGGATCCCATCATCATTAAATTGAGGTGTCATTCTTCTTTTCGTTCGCGTTCGAGGAGACGTTGTCAGAACCAAAAGTgcttgtatgtatgtacgtacaaggTAGTATTGCATGGGGCCCTGGTTAATGATGAAATAAAGGATCATTTGGTTATacctttttgtgatttgaTGGAATACCATCTTAGGGTAAGGAATCATTCTTCTGTAAAGAAGAGTGGACATAAATTGAGATGATAGATCCTGGAGAACcttaaataaaaagaaaatggtgcTTTATGGGTGACAAAGCTACATTGATAAGACCATTCGAGTACAGAACAAAACAGGCAGCAAATGAAGCAATGTTAAATTTTCATCTCTGTGAAAGGAATTGCAATCATCACCAGTGTAGGTTGCAATTCAAATTGGttgtaaaaaatatatatattcaaAGGCTCAAGTTAGATTAACTCGTGTTCAATGGTAAAACCCAGATGATGACATTACTTAAATAAAGAAGAGGGGAGGTTCTAAGTTAAACAAGTCTTCAAATACACATAACACCTTGTCTGGAATGTAATGATTAGGTTCAGTTCATAGATGTATATCATAACCTACATCAACTTAAGAGATAATTTACCCTATCCATATCGTATCTTTAATAGGATTACCATAAAATGTCCACACTTATCTATCATAATGACAGTAAACTCTAAAGAAAACAGAAAACCACGATGCGAGGATTGTTAACATATAACAAACACTGACCAAAAATAATGTTAAGGCAAAGCACAAACATGTACTCTCTAGATCTCTCTTGAAGCCAAACATCTCGGTTTTATTACTTGCTGAAATTACATAAAGCTTATTTGGGTGCAAATGGGGACCGTTCGATTGGGCTTGAATATCGCTTATCCGTGAAATGAACGGGCGGATTTTTACTCTATCCATAGGAAAGTATGGccatatttcatttctaaGTGTAGAGCTTACTTCTACCTACCTACGTACATTGTGCTGGCCAAGACACAACACAAGTTTAAGAATTCTGACCACGACAATTCGTTTTATTCATGGAGTGTTTGACGACTTGCCACAGTTAATCAAAGAAATGACCTTTGAGGCCTAGTTGGTAGACTAAAATATGTGCTAGGGAATGTTCTCCGCCTTGGGGCTTGACATTTCTTCGCACTTTCCATTTCACCTGGAGTGTGGGGGAGGGTACTACATTTCCCAACCTCTACATCATCCCAAGGAACCACAAGTTATGTTATGCAAGACTAGTCCAAATGAAACTACCGGGTCCAATGCAAACACGTTCCGAAGCATGAACCTCTTAAGAACGAGACGACATTGACCAGGAACAAGGACGTGTAGGCGATTTCCTGTTGCCAATGCATTTGACATTCAGTGATAACAACTTGTGCAAATAGTCACAACAACGGATAATATCTTAGCACCTCGTTTCGAGACACatttcgaaaaagaaactaAGCAAAAGACAAAGTTGTCGAAGACAAGATTTAGAGCGCCAATCCGATCTCAGTTTATATCATGTACTTTGCGTGGATTTTGATTGCCTTGCCTGGAATGTAATTGATACGCATCGTGGTGTGTGTATTTGTACTGTAATGTCCTCatccttccttttctttctctgctCCACCTCGGTTTGTCATGTGATCTGTAGGACGTTTTCCCTTTACAACTGTTTATCTTATAGGTCCATTTTAGGCGTTGGATTGTTTGCTTCCTTTCCACCGTCAGGTTCGTTTAATCGCTTTAACGACCCACTACGCCGAGATTCAGGGACTCGCCGAAACTCGGGTCAACTTGGGACTGACCGAGGCGATTGGATTGGCGGCAAATGTGTTTCTTTTGTGAACTAGTCTTGAGAGTGCTCAGGTTGCTTCGAGAAGGCCGGAGACGGGTTTGAAGCCATCGACGAGAGTACAATCGCTGATCGCATAATTGCCTCAGGACACATCATGGAAAAGCGTGCATTCAAGAGGAACAATAGAGTACCTCATTGCTCTTCTTGCCCTGCATTCTCATGGGAACTTGGCATGACCCTCACTAGAATGACACAATCCCTCTGTGTGTCCTGGGCCTCATTGTCAATGCCTGAAAACCTGATCTTGACACCGGTCCAGCCTTTGTCACGGCCGCACAGGTGAGAACTTGAGTAGAATATATGGAGGAGGAGCGATTTCACTACGAGTCCTGCTTGCTACCTTTTACTATACTACGAGAGATATACGACCCCTCGGCGCCCAAGGGAGCTGCCGGACACGGACGACAATTCTTATAGCTGTTCAAAAAGCTTGAGCATTAGAAAACACTTATGGGTTCGCCAGCGCATAACAATGACTCTATGAACGGCTGGACGATCTCCAATGTGATATGTACTCTAGATCAGGAGGACATCACCTGATGCAAGCAGGACGACCTGAGGCCGGAACCTCAGTTGCTAGTGGTCCTCGAAACCGTCACGATCCATTCCAGGTAAGCTTGATCAATCTAAAGATGTTCTTGGGGTGTCATCAGGACTAAGCGAGTGGTGTCGTGATCTCATTCGTCAGGCAGGCACAGAGGCTTGAGTGTTCATTGGACTCTCATCTGTACATACAATTGATTAAATGATTAATTGATTGTTTTAGCGCAATTGTGCCTTTACCTCAACCAACACCCTTCACTAGACAACCACTCCAAACATGTCGTCCCAAAAGACTGAGACATTCGAAGGAATCGACTTCGAAGGCATCACAGAAATGACCAGTCTGGAGACGGATGAGATCAAAGTCCTGAAGATCTGCTTCAACATGTTCGACGTCAAGAACGTGGCTTTCCTCTCATCCAATGACTTGGACGATATTCTCCGCGGAATGGGATTCAGACCCTCGAAAGAGGAGCTCAAGGACATCTTGGAGGAAATCGACGAGGACGGTTCAGGCGAGATTGAGTTCGTCGAGTTCTGTCAGCTTTGCGCCAAGTTCTTGGTCGAAGAGCCTGACGAGGACACCATGAAGGCTGAGTTGAAAGAGGCCTTCAGGATCTACGACAAGAACGCCAATGGATACATCACCACGGATCAGTTGCGCGAAATCATCTCCGAACTCGATCAGAGACTCACGACCGAGGACTTGGACGGTATTATCGAGGAGATCGACGAGGATGGAAGTGGAACTATGGACTTTGACGAATTCTGTGGTATGATGATGAGCAAATAAACGGTTGCCTCTCAGGCAACGCGACTAAGATGAACGATCAACTAACTATCTTACTAGACTTTGCTTCATTGCATTCCTGGAATCTCGGGCATAGCCTTCACTGACCCTGCAGATTTCTATTGAAATATCACTCCCACTTTAATCAACCAatttgaggtaaaaaaaacttttggacaccaacAATGTCAGTTTCCTTAACGAAAATTGTTCCCCTTGTCAAGATCCCACATGAACAGCATTGGAGAACTCCATTGCTGGcccattgctcaaaattatAAGTCCTCATTCACAATTGATGATAAAAATACTATGGATTGAATGGTGCCCTAGACGGAGGTGCCTTTTAACCTACTGAAAATCCGTACCAgtacaatgaaaaatattgccCTTGTCACTTTGGTAGGAACAAGCACATCTGCGTTTTGAGCTCGAGAAAAGTCACCAACTTGAATTAATTTgtttccaataaaaaaaaaagaagttgcaCATTTGACATTGTTACCCAGGTGGTTGTCAAGTCTCGTTATCCCACTTTATATGAATAAAAAGCCTATTTTGTCTTCTGTTCATCTCTCTCTGAATCATCTGAGCTAAAATTTATCAAGGAGAAACAGATGTGTTGGAGGTATAACCAAACGACTTGATAGATGTAGTAGATTTACGTTTCATATAGTTAGTAGCTGATTGGTAACGGGGTACAACAGAAGGAATTGCCACGTGATTCAGCTTATTGTGGCTTAATGACAAGATTGCTCATGCTCGTGCAGCAAATAATTCATCTTCGTTATCAGTTACGCTTTACATAAGTATTCATACCATGTCATACCTTTATTCAGCAACGGGTCAAAGCAAAAACAAGTAGGAGAATTTTACTAGACTGATGATCAACGTTTGGAAATATGATCAATCATGACCAAATTTGTTCATAAAAAGTAGAGAATTTGTCAAAGATTAGCCATTCATTCAGAAACAACTCTCAATCTGAGCATTCTTATCTGGTCAACGTTTTGGCGGGTTTAAATGCAATGACAATCTATGTTCTGCTTGGAGATAAGATTGACAGTTTTGAAGATGATCTTCAAAAACGAGTACAATGTTTGATGACCTTTTAATAAAATTTATCTTAACTGAAAAACCTCATCTTTGGATGAAATTTTTGGATATAATTTACACTATAATTCAAATTGGTGCTTTTTTTCAGATTGTACTGTGGTCATGCGGGGTGGTACAGAATAAGTGTGCAATCATTCAcaagcattttcttttttgcgtGCACTCCAGtcttttcaaagacaaaacatTTGCAATGAAATTTTAAGCTGGAATTTGGCTTCAGACAGAAGATAGATGAGCAGACGAATTCCAACCCTTTTGCTTGTTTCAAAGATTTAAGCGTTACATTTGACAGCCACAATCTTTGTATTTGAGCCATCTcccttcaaatgtttcaaataaaATTGTTGTAAAATACTGATTGTTCTCACACATTTTATCGTACTTTCAATCTAATATTACACTTTGTTAGTTTCCCCACAACTCTCTTAAAAAACTGTTGTACAAATAATGGTTGATTTGGGTACGTTCATAAATTTAAACCACGAACGACCAATCGGTAACGGTGTTAAAAGGgtttggtatttgaaacaACCAGGATAGGAATGGAAAGTCAAGCGGGCTTAAGAAATATGTTCGGAATTCATCGCGATGAAATTCGCTCGGTGCATTTTCGAGagataaaattcaattggagaGATTGCAGAGAGGGTCAGTTTTCATGCGGAGGCACCCAGCATTTCAAACACAACAATGTCTTCTCATGTTTTTGATAATTGAACCCTGCAAACTAGAGTGAAGGAAGGAAAAGGGCTGTTGAGAATGGCTAACCCCAATCGACTtcattatttattattttgcTTCGAATTGGACAACGGAAGTGGGTTTTACGATTCGATCATGATTCGTTTCGTGTCCGAATATCACTAATCAATGAGATCGATGAAGGTGCATGGGATAAAAAGTTCAGGCCTCCGGGTCCAAGAAACAAACGGAATCATGCCAAGCCTGATGGCCGATTTTTCACGTTTTATATTTGATACATGATCTGTAGACAAAGAGGCAGCCTTCGCAATTTGCTTATCGAGCAGGAAGCAAAGATAAATGATTTATTATGTTGATCATTGGTATTATGATCGAGCCATTGCAGTCTCTGGCCCCACTCACCTCGGTTCAACCCTTGCAAGCAAGCATATTACAAGATTGAGATGCCATTCCTAGACATCCCAAACCCGGTGTTTTGAGCATATGAGCGTCAATTTGCATGCAAACTTTCGTGTTTACTTCTCTTCATCCCATGGAGAACATCAGAAGTGAACGAAGCTTCCAAATTGGGCCTTTTCTCTTCCGTGGTTCCTCTTCGACTCATGGTTCGGCCAAATTGTTCACACACTCCACTTCCTGAAGCTAGAAATGTTTGTTCTGATTTCATGTCTGATTACTATTTCCACTCATTCTGGGCTTCATAATTTCCCACACTCCAACAAAACAGTTGGAGGGGTGCAGGCGGCTCAAGAAACTTGATGGTGAGAAATGGAAACCCGCCGTTAATGATGGTGAACTGAACTAGTCTAGGGACAATCCAAATTTGGCAAACCTCCGAAAGGCAGTTCAGTTCAAGCGGCTAATGAGATGACGCTCCATAAATCTTGCGAGCAATTGCGATCCGGGCTTGAATATACATTTATGAATGCAACGCACACGGGAGGTCCTGCAAGGTTCCAACCTAAGTCCAATTTGACTCATGTTTGACTCTCAAGTTCCGGCTAACATTTTGGCTAATGATCATAACCAGTTGGTCCCCACAGATAAGTCATGTATGTGGGTATGAGGCGGCAAAAGATGCGAGATAAATGACTTCCAACTTGGACCTTTTGATCGGTGTTCACGGATAACTACAAGACAGGGCTTCCCCCGGATCGAAGTGGACGGATTTTATGATTTTGCCCCCTCAGGCCAATCTGTAAAAGTTCATTAATAATAAAGTCTTTGTTCAACCTCCCTTCACATGAggcctccctctctctctatttGGCGGAATTCCGGTTCAAATTTGTTAATCGGTGGCACATTCAGCAACGTTCTTGGACTCTCACCAAAATTTAGGCCCAAGACTCGTCTCCCTTTGGATTCGACTCTTTCAAAAGGAAGCGTCATTCTAGTGCAGAGGTGCAGTCTTCATCCAGGAGGACCCACTAATTATGGCTGCTTGGCCTGTCTGGTGTTTGTGTAATTTCAGCTATATATGGAAACATGGACACATAACATTAATTGGCCTCTCTGTGCCCACGAAGGGCTGGTCTATTGAATTCGACACAAATAGGAAACTGGGAACTTGCAAAGGCATCTTGCTTGTCTCATTTCTCATCATTAGGGACTAGAGAGAAGAGGGGACTCATGTCCAATGGGTCCATCTTTAACAATTTATGAAATATTCACTTCACAAAGCTTGAGCGCCGAAATGAGACAGAGAGCCGAAGGTCAGAGAACTCTTAGAGTGGCTATTCGATTTTCCTGGCAAAGACGCGAAGAATCAAGTTAGAGCAATGATAAAGATCTAgtaggagaggaggaggagggatcTTAATGTCGTTTTAGTTATCGTGACTAGAGGCTATATCGGCCCCCAAGATGATTGGACAAATAAGCTAGATTTCTTTTTGTACATTCTTTTGATTCGAGATCCAGATTAGTTTGGTGTTGCAAATCAAGAAATACTCATTTTCGTCGTACTTTCACAAGATAGTGAGATATTCAATGTCCAAGGCTCTAAAACCGGACACGATGCTTTTAGACATACTCACGTTGCCCAGTTTAGTTAGTTCTAGGGTCGGGATGGACTACGATATGCCAAGCATAAAAGGGCACAAGTTGAGCAATAAATAGTTGTTGAACATTCGAACTTTTTTGCATCTCAAAGTCTCCATGTGTCTCACATTTAAGGCCAAAAGCACAAGCGGGACCAAATCCCCTTGGattgtttttgaacaacagTTATAAGTGTAAGACAAATGACCAATATAGATAAATGAGGCTATGGGGGTAGCTGAAACGTGGGTAAGTTTCAGAAGCGTGAAAATCATAGTGTTAGCGCAGCATGATCGGACATTCCACAACCTTGTTTTCGAAGCCATCCTTGAATTACAATAATAATGATGGCTGGCTTGATGATCAGACCGTCTCGTGAGGTAAATGAATTATTGCATTCATTCTCCCCGTCTACCCAGGAGGGATTCTCCCCAGCCATCCCTTGTCCACCCCTGATTGTCTTGGGTCAATTTTCGACAAACGCTCTAATCACAAGGTAGTCACGCCGAGACTCATTCCAGAAGCTCTCTCGTCTCTCTCTTTATCTCTCTCTACTTCCAAAATCACCTCCTTTCTTGGGGCCAAAGAATGCGAGATTCCCAGGATCTCATCCACCACGGAAAGTGTATCTGGCCGGCCACTCTTCAACTCTAAGCTGGTTGGATGAGGAATAATACACTGGTTACCACGGCCATCAAACCTGTGCCTTGGAAGAACAGAGGGTTGTAGCTTCATGTTGGAATTGCCATTGACGGGGGTGTCACTGCCGTTGCCCCAAAACCCTGGATCGCACCTCTCACTGTCGCCCCATCATCCCCCAACCCCCAAGAACTGGGCTGAGGCTGCTGACCAAAGAAGAACTGGTTAACCCCAACCAATGGTCACTCTTTTCCCCACGTTCGAGTTCTGGGCAGCCATTTTGAGTTTTGCTTCTCAGTAGTTGCAGAACGTAACATCCCCCCAACAACCGGTGTTTCTGCGATGGCGAGGACGGGCAGGGAGGCGAGGAACTTGGCAGCCGAGCAGCCCCAGAGTTTCGGGAGGGTGTTGACAGAAGTTCGCCCCGGTTTGCCCTCGTTGAATCTATCTCCAAAGCTCGAGAATGGAAGAGGAGTGCCTGATGGGGCTGGTCTGGGCGCTGAAAAATGAACGAGAGTTAAACACGAGAGCGGGGAGCAAAAC
This window harbors:
- the LOC131885960 gene encoding troponin C, isotype gamma-like; translation: MSSQKTETFEGIDFEGITEMTSLETDEIKVLKICFNMFDVKNVAFLSSNDLDDILRGMGFRPSKEELKDILEEIDEDGSGEIEFVEFCQLCAKFLVEEPDEDTMKAELKEAFRIYDKNANGYITTDQLREIISELDQRLTTEDLDGIIEEIDEDGSGTMDFDEFCGMMMSK